A stretch of the Bacillus sp. B-jedd genome encodes the following:
- a CDS encoding PP2C family serine/threonine-protein phosphatase, giving the protein MNHLIEDHIEVFAHQTAKEGKSHCGDSYFFIATEDYFVCVLADGLGSGQYAYEASHSVVVAVEENHHEDVDTIMKICNKSLVNKRGAAVSVLKVYFHAREFVYSCVGNIRFFLYSSKGKLTYPLPVTGYLSGKPQTYHTQRFSYDPHSKFLIFSDGYEFQGVKALLKGLFPVTMIADEIKRKYQTKLDDATFIVGSLH; this is encoded by the coding sequence ATGAACCATCTAATTGAGGATCATATTGAAGTCTTTGCGCACCAGACAGCCAAGGAAGGTAAGTCGCACTGTGGCGACAGTTACTTTTTTATCGCAACAGAGGATTATTTCGTCTGTGTGCTGGCAGACGGACTCGGCAGTGGGCAGTATGCCTACGAAGCTTCCCATTCGGTCGTGGTGGCGGTTGAAGAAAACCATCATGAAGATGTCGACACAATCATGAAAATTTGCAATAAGTCATTGGTTAATAAAAGGGGCGCGGCCGTCTCGGTCCTGAAGGTGTATTTTCACGCGAGGGAATTTGTCTATAGCTGTGTCGGGAATATCCGGTTCTTTTTATATTCATCAAAAGGAAAGCTCACATACCCCTTGCCTGTAACGGGCTATTTGTCCGGAAAACCACAAACCTACCACACACAGCGATTTTCATACGATCCCCATTCTAAATTCCTGATCTTCTCGGACGGCTATGAGTTTCAGGGAGTAAAAGCCCTCCTGAAAGGTTTATTCCCTGTTACCATGATTGCCGATGAAATTAAGCGGAAATACCAAACTAAATTAGATGACGCGACATTCATAGTCGGAAGCCTGCACTAG
- a CDS encoding Tex family protein has translation MNETITKQEELAKLIAAEQGLALKQVHNVMAMVNEGNTVPFIARYRKEQTGALDEVQIRNILERWQYLQNLEQRKTEILRSISEQGKLTDELSRQIDKAVKLQELEDLYRPYKQKRRTKATVAKEKGLEPLADWLLAFSGGSVEEKAREFLSEEKEVLTVEDAIAGARDIIAERVSDDPESRKWIRRETFKSGTVVSAVKDAEKDEKKVFEMYYEYEEPVSKIVPHRILALNRGEKDEILRVGIKAGADLILANLSRKWVKKPHSPSAQIVLEAIEDGYKRLIQPSIEREIRNELTEKAEEQAIHIFAENLRKLLLQPPLKGKVVLAVDPAYRTGCKLAAIDETGKVLKIDVIYPHPPVAKRREAKEKFKAILSDFKVEMVAIGNGTASRETEQFVAHILKETEEEIYYLIVNEAGASVYSASDLAREEFPHLQVEERSAVSIGRRLQDPLAELVKIDPKSVGVGQYQHDVSQKRLSESLHFVVETAVNQVGVNVNTASPSLLQYVAGLTKTTAANIVKQREEEGKFTNRTQLKKIPRLGAKTYEQAIGFLRILDGKDPLDRTGIHPENYNAVKKLLTSLGFNTEDLGSEKLKAALGSLNLRETAEGLSIGEITLKDIIDALIRPERDPRDELDAPLLKKDVLKLEDLQAGMELQGTVRNVVDFGAFVDIGVKQDGLVHISKLRKQFVKHPLDVVSVGDVVTVWVDSVDRQKGRVSLTMLEPETGV, from the coding sequence GTGAACGAAACCATAACGAAACAAGAAGAACTCGCGAAATTAATTGCAGCAGAACAAGGACTTGCCCTAAAGCAGGTACATAATGTCATGGCCATGGTTAATGAAGGAAATACAGTTCCGTTTATTGCCCGTTACAGGAAGGAACAAACCGGGGCCCTAGATGAAGTGCAAATCAGAAACATTCTGGAAAGGTGGCAATACCTTCAGAATCTTGAACAGCGCAAGACGGAAATCCTCCGTTCCATTTCGGAGCAGGGGAAACTGACCGATGAACTTTCCAGGCAAATTGATAAAGCAGTGAAGCTCCAGGAACTTGAAGATCTTTATAGGCCATACAAACAGAAGCGCCGTACAAAGGCTACTGTTGCAAAAGAAAAAGGACTGGAGCCACTCGCGGATTGGCTGCTGGCGTTTTCCGGCGGTTCTGTCGAAGAGAAAGCGCGTGAATTTTTGTCGGAGGAAAAAGAAGTTCTAACGGTTGAAGATGCCATTGCGGGCGCCCGAGATATCATTGCCGAGCGGGTATCGGATGATCCTGAAAGCAGGAAATGGATCCGCAGGGAAACGTTCAAAAGCGGCACTGTTGTTTCTGCTGTAAAGGATGCCGAGAAGGATGAAAAGAAAGTTTTCGAAATGTATTACGAATATGAAGAGCCTGTGAGCAAAATTGTCCCACACCGGATTCTTGCCTTGAACCGCGGTGAAAAGGATGAAATTTTAAGAGTTGGCATTAAGGCTGGGGCTGACTTGATACTTGCGAACTTATCACGCAAATGGGTTAAGAAACCCCATTCACCTTCTGCGCAGATTGTCCTTGAGGCAATAGAAGACGGATACAAAAGGCTTATCCAGCCATCAATTGAACGGGAGATCCGCAACGAATTGACAGAAAAGGCGGAAGAGCAGGCCATCCATATATTTGCCGAAAACCTGCGCAAGCTTCTGCTACAGCCACCACTAAAAGGAAAGGTGGTACTGGCAGTTGACCCGGCCTACCGGACGGGGTGCAAGCTGGCGGCCATTGATGAAACAGGGAAAGTCCTGAAAATCGATGTGATTTATCCTCATCCGCCTGTTGCAAAACGCCGCGAGGCAAAAGAAAAGTTCAAAGCCATTCTTTCTGATTTCAAAGTGGAGATGGTGGCAATCGGAAATGGGACTGCTTCAAGGGAAACTGAGCAGTTTGTCGCCCATATTTTGAAAGAAACAGAAGAAGAAATTTATTATCTAATTGTGAATGAGGCAGGAGCCAGCGTGTATTCCGCCTCAGATCTGGCTCGTGAAGAATTCCCGCATTTGCAGGTTGAAGAACGGAGCGCTGTCTCTATCGGCAGGCGATTGCAGGATCCGCTTGCGGAACTGGTGAAAATTGACCCGAAATCAGTCGGGGTGGGACAGTACCAACATGACGTTTCGCAAAAGAGGCTGTCCGAATCGCTTCATTTTGTAGTTGAAACGGCTGTAAACCAGGTAGGAGTGAATGTTAACACGGCTTCACCTTCCCTGCTTCAATATGTAGCTGGATTGACCAAAACAACGGCCGCAAATATCGTCAAGCAGCGCGAGGAGGAAGGGAAGTTCACCAACCGCACACAGCTGAAGAAGATACCGCGCCTAGGGGCAAAAACATACGAGCAGGCAATAGGCTTTTTGAGGATATTGGACGGAAAAGACCCGCTTGACCGGACCGGCATCCATCCCGAGAATTACAATGCTGTTAAAAAGCTGCTCACCAGCCTCGGATTTAATACCGAAGATCTTGGAAGCGAAAAGCTAAAAGCGGCACTGGGAAGTCTCAATCTTAGGGAAACTGCCGAGGGACTTTCAATTGGAGAAATCACATTGAAAGATATAATAGATGCTTTAATCCGGCCGGAAAGAGATCCCCGTGATGAATTGGATGCGCCACTTTTGAAAAAAGATGTTTTGAAGCTTGAAGATTTGCAAGCTGGCATGGAACTGCAAGGGACGGTCCGGAATGTTGTCGATTTCGGAGCATTTGTCGATATCGGTGTTAAACAGGATGGGCTTGTCCATATTAGCAAGCTGAGAAAGCAATTCGTCAAACATCCGCTCGATGTCGTTTCGGTTGGGGATGTTGTTACAGTCTGGGTCGACTCTGTGGACAGGCAAAAGGGAAGAGTGTCACTGACGATGCTTGAACCGGAAACAGGCGTTTGA
- the cmpA gene encoding cortex morphogenetic protein CmpA — protein sequence MPTWFQNRIRRAFFEKNRYQIKLLNQCWFFYRKKNPL from the coding sequence ATGCCCACATGGTTCCAAAATAGGATCAGACGTGCTTTTTTTGAAAAGAATCGTTACCAAATTAAACTTCTGAATCAGTGCTGGTTTTTTTATAGGAAGAAGAATCCTCTCTAA
- a CDS encoding SprT family protein encodes MENLELQVLTEKISEELFGLPFVHKAVFNPRLKTTGGRYLLKSHNIEINKRYLEQLGYEEMVGIIKHELCHYHLHLAGRGYKHRDADFRMLLKKVGAPRFCGQLPEKTAARKSGKIIVYECTACRAAYNRKRNMDISRYVCGKCRGKLKKVKEIYSSS; translated from the coding sequence ATGGAGAACCTGGAACTTCAAGTGCTGACAGAAAAAATATCCGAAGAATTATTCGGTTTGCCATTCGTGCATAAAGCAGTATTTAATCCGCGGTTAAAAACAACAGGCGGAAGGTACCTGCTTAAATCGCATAACATAGAAATAAATAAACGGTACCTGGAACAGCTTGGCTATGAGGAAATGGTGGGCATTATAAAACATGAATTATGCCATTATCATCTGCACCTTGCTGGCAGAGGGTACAAGCATAGAGATGCTGACTTTAGGATGCTATTAAAAAAAGTAGGAGCACCGAGATTCTGCGGTCAGCTGCCGGAAAAAACAGCCGCCCGGAAAAGCGGGAAAATAATTGTTTACGAATGCACTGCATGCCGGGCTGCTTACAACAGAAAAAGAAATATGGACATATCGAGGTATGTCTGTGGCAAATGCAGGGGAAAGCTTAAGAAAGTAAAGGAGATATACAGCAGTTCTTAA
- the tsaE gene encoding tRNA (adenosine(37)-N6)-threonylcarbamoyltransferase complex ATPase subunit type 1 TsaE, translating to MKTYDYITSSSEETIQFADKLGRLLEPGDVLTLEGDLGAGKTTFTKGLAIGLGIKRMVNSPTFTIIKEYQGRLPLYHMDVYRVSDESEDLGFDEYFEGDGVTVVEWAHLIGGQLPDDRLDIHLYHEPENRRRIVFKPKGSRYEQLCEEFFHEDLSN from the coding sequence TTGAAAACTTATGATTATATAACATCCTCTTCGGAGGAGACTATTCAGTTTGCCGATAAGCTTGGCAGGCTTCTTGAGCCGGGTGATGTTCTTACATTGGAAGGGGACCTCGGCGCTGGAAAGACGACATTTACCAAAGGGCTTGCGATCGGGCTGGGAATAAAACGGATGGTGAATAGCCCTACCTTTACGATTATTAAGGAATATCAAGGCAGGCTGCCGTTGTACCATATGGATGTTTACCGGGTTTCGGATGAAAGTGAAGACCTTGGCTTTGATGAATACTTTGAGGGCGATGGGGTTACAGTGGTGGAATGGGCCCACTTGATTGGCGGGCAGCTGCCTGATGACAGGCTGGACATTCATCTGTACCATGAACCTGAAAATCGGAGAAGAATTGTTTTCAAACCAAAGGGCAGCCGGTATGAGCAATTATGTGAGGAGTTTTTTCATGAAGATCTTAGCAATTGA
- the tsaB gene encoding tRNA (adenosine(37)-N6)-threonylcarbamoyltransferase complex dimerization subunit type 1 TsaB, with product MKILAIDTSNYPLGVAVTDGDKVVAEYITNLKRNHSLRIMPAIETALKEAEMQPADLTKIVVAEGPGSYTGVRIGVTIAKTMAWTLGVPLSGVSSLEVLAMAGRYFAGTIAPIFDARRGQVYTGLYRFENGHVTTVEPDQLVMMDEWASMLAKRQDKTLFIGNDLPIHQEKIEALMGDKAVFANPTEMNPRPSELAFLGKNKPDSDVHSFVPNYIRLAEAEAKWLEARGQHHE from the coding sequence ATGAAGATCTTAGCAATTGATACGTCCAATTATCCTCTCGGGGTGGCTGTTACCGATGGGGATAAGGTGGTCGCCGAATACATCACTAATCTGAAAAGGAACCATTCACTCAGGATTATGCCGGCCATTGAAACAGCTCTGAAAGAAGCGGAAATGCAGCCCGCTGATTTAACGAAAATCGTCGTGGCTGAAGGGCCGGGCTCTTATACAGGAGTCAGGATTGGCGTGACCATTGCTAAGACGATGGCGTGGACGTTAGGCGTTCCTCTTTCAGGCGTATCAAGTCTTGAAGTGCTCGCGATGGCGGGAAGATATTTTGCAGGGACGATTGCGCCGATATTCGATGCGCGCAGAGGCCAGGTTTACACAGGGCTTTACCGGTTTGAGAATGGCCATGTCACCACAGTGGAACCGGATCAGCTGGTGATGATGGATGAATGGGCCTCGATGCTCGCAAAGAGGCAGGATAAGACTTTGTTTATCGGAAATGATCTGCCCATCCATCAAGAGAAAATTGAAGCTTTAATGGGTGATAAGGCTGTTTTTGCAAATCCAACTGAAATGAATCCACGCCCTTCCGAACTGGCTTTCTTAGGCAAAAATAAACCGGATTCCGACGTGCATTCTTTTGTTCCTAACTATATCAGGCTGGCTGAAGCCGAAGCGAAGTGGCTTGAAGCAAGGGGCCAGCACCATGAGTAA
- the rimI gene encoding ribosomal protein S18-alanine N-acetyltransferase produces MSNQAPDRNETYTFRLMREEDIDQILIVEHESFTLPWSREAFYNELNHNQYAVYVVLEDAGRIIGYGGVWVVLDEAHITNIAILPEYRGQKLGEALLKKVIEISKAKGAETTTLEVRVSNTAARSLYKKLGFQEGGIRKKYYTDNQEDGIVMWVKL; encoded by the coding sequence ATGAGTAACCAGGCGCCAGACAGGAATGAAACGTATACTTTCCGGCTTATGCGGGAAGAGGATATCGATCAGATTCTTATTGTGGAACATGAATCGTTTACCCTGCCATGGAGCCGGGAGGCGTTTTATAATGAACTGAACCATAACCAGTACGCAGTGTATGTAGTGCTTGAGGATGCGGGACGGATTATTGGCTATGGCGGCGTCTGGGTAGTGCTTGATGAAGCGCATATTACGAACATTGCCATTTTGCCTGAATACCGCGGCCAGAAACTGGGCGAGGCCCTATTAAAGAAAGTAATCGAAATATCAAAGGCAAAGGGCGCTGAAACGACAACGCTTGAAGTGAGGGTTTCCAATACGGCGGCCCGTTCCCTGTATAAAAAGCTTGGCTTCCAGGAAGGCGGAATCCGCAAGAAGTATTATACCGACAACCAGGAAGACGGAATTGTGATGTGGGTGAAGCTATGA
- the tsaD gene encoding tRNA (adenosine(37)-N6)-threonylcarbamoyltransferase complex transferase subunit TsaD, which yields MTKDQLILGIETSCDETAVAIIRNGREISANVVASQIESHKRFGGVVPEIASRHHVEEMTVVLEEALKQAEVTMNDIDAIAVTEGPGLVGALLIGVNAAKALAFANQKPLVPVHHIAGHIYANRLVAEMKFPLLALVVSGGHTELIYMKEHGHFEVIGETRDDAAGEAYDKVARVLDMPYPGGPHIDRLAQEGTASIPLPRAWLEENSYDFSFSGLKSAVINTVHNAEQRGETIAPADLAASFQESVIEVLVAKTERAAREYNVRQVLLAGGVAANKGLRKALEEAFGKNEQVELIIPPLFLCTDNAAMIAAAGSVMFEKGIRAELTLNANPGLAIEKYN from the coding sequence ATGACAAAAGATCAACTTATATTGGGAATAGAGACAAGCTGTGATGAAACAGCAGTAGCCATTATCAGGAATGGCCGGGAAATTTCCGCCAATGTGGTGGCATCGCAAATTGAGAGCCATAAACGGTTTGGTGGGGTAGTACCCGAAATCGCCTCCCGACATCATGTAGAAGAAATGACTGTCGTCCTGGAAGAGGCGCTAAAGCAGGCTGAGGTGACGATGAACGATATAGACGCCATTGCAGTAACAGAAGGGCCGGGTCTTGTAGGTGCTCTGCTTATTGGCGTGAATGCGGCAAAGGCATTGGCTTTTGCCAATCAGAAGCCGCTTGTGCCCGTCCACCATATCGCAGGGCATATTTATGCGAACAGACTGGTAGCTGAAATGAAGTTCCCGCTCCTCGCCCTGGTCGTTTCAGGCGGGCATACCGAGCTGATTTATATGAAAGAGCACGGCCATTTCGAAGTGATTGGCGAAACACGTGATGACGCTGCGGGTGAAGCATATGATAAAGTCGCCCGGGTGCTGGATATGCCTTATCCTGGCGGTCCGCATATTGACAGGCTCGCCCAGGAAGGCACGGCCTCCATACCGCTGCCAAGGGCGTGGCTTGAAGAGAATTCGTATGATTTCAGTTTCAGCGGCTTGAAATCCGCGGTTATTAACACGGTCCACAATGCCGAGCAGCGGGGCGAAACAATTGCGCCTGCGGACCTTGCGGCAAGCTTCCAGGAAAGTGTAATTGAGGTTCTTGTGGCAAAAACAGAACGGGCTGCACGTGAATACAATGTCCGGCAAGTATTGCTGGCTGGCGGGGTGGCGGCCAATAAAGGCTTGAGGAAGGCCCTCGAAGAAGCTTTCGGCAAAAACGAGCAAGTGGAACTCATCATACCGCCTCTGTTCCTCTGTACTGACAATGCGGCGATGATCGCGGCGGCGGGCAGTGTGATGTTTGAAAAAGGGATAAGGGCAGAATTAACGCTTAACGCGAATCCTGGTCTTGCTATTGAAAAATATAATTAA
- a CDS encoding ABC-F family ATP-binding cassette domain-containing protein: MILLQVNQLEKYYGADQILSNIKLELQNRDRAALVGRNGAGKSTLLKIIAGQIGHDGGEIIKPKDVTIGYLAQNTGLESSLSIWDEMLKVFEPLRKLEASLRELEGQMAAPAVFGNQVQYDRVLKEYDELQVRFTEMGGYQYEADIRSVLHGLNFHTFDYSTSISSLSGGQKTRLALGKLLLGKPDILILDEPTNHLDIDTLSWLEQYLQNYSGAILIVSHDRYFLDKVVNQVYELSRRQIHKFPGNYSSYLVQKAENFEREMKQFEKQQEEVAKLQDFIQRNLARASTTKRAQSRRKQLSRMELMDRPAGDEKSASFSFEIERQSGNDVLQAESLSIGYEEVIAGNLSFAITKGDSIALVGPNGIGKSTLLKTIIKTLPALSGSIRYGTNVSIGYYDQEQANLRSNKRVLNELWDDYPLKNEKEIRTVLGNFLFSGDDVLKPVSTLSGGEKARLALAKLMLQKANFLILDEPTNHLDLDSKEVLENALIDYPGTILFVSHDRYFINRIATKVFELGKSGCTEFLGDYDYFLEKKQEMIELAALEKAASAVTPEIPAGKNTFHQDKESKKLERQRKRKLEEVEARIAELEELLENNEKLLCKPEVYQDHERVLFINKENDQARIEMDELLEQWAELAE, from the coding sequence ATGATTTTGCTTCAAGTCAATCAACTTGAAAAATATTATGGCGCCGACCAAATTTTATCGAATATAAAACTTGAGCTTCAGAACCGGGACCGTGCTGCCCTTGTCGGCCGAAACGGAGCAGGTAAATCGACTCTCCTGAAAATTATCGCCGGCCAAATTGGCCATGATGGAGGCGAAATCATCAAGCCGAAAGATGTGACAATCGGCTATCTTGCCCAAAATACCGGCCTTGAGTCGAGCCTTTCTATTTGGGATGAAATGCTGAAAGTGTTTGAGCCGCTCAGGAAGCTTGAAGCTAGTCTAAGGGAACTTGAAGGTCAAATGGCCGCCCCCGCTGTTTTCGGGAATCAGGTTCAATATGACCGTGTCCTCAAGGAATATGATGAACTGCAAGTACGCTTTACAGAGATGGGCGGCTATCAATATGAGGCTGATATCCGCTCTGTCCTGCACGGACTGAACTTTCATACGTTTGATTATTCTACAAGCATTTCCAGCTTAAGCGGCGGACAGAAAACCCGTCTTGCCCTTGGTAAGCTCCTGCTCGGAAAACCTGACATCCTGATTTTAGACGAGCCAACGAACCATCTCGATATCGACACGCTTTCGTGGCTTGAACAGTATTTGCAGAATTACAGCGGAGCGATCTTGATCGTCTCCCACGATCGCTACTTTCTCGACAAAGTCGTCAACCAGGTATATGAATTGTCACGCCGCCAGATTCACAAGTTTCCCGGCAATTATAGTTCCTACTTGGTTCAAAAGGCAGAAAACTTTGAGCGTGAGATGAAGCAATTCGAAAAGCAACAGGAAGAAGTGGCCAAGCTCCAGGACTTCATTCAGCGCAACCTGGCCCGGGCCTCAACGACAAAGCGCGCCCAAAGCAGAAGAAAACAGCTGAGCCGGATGGAATTAATGGACCGGCCCGCGGGGGATGAAAAATCTGCATCTTTCTCGTTTGAAATCGAGCGGCAAAGCGGCAATGATGTACTGCAGGCTGAATCTCTTTCCATCGGGTATGAAGAGGTGATTGCCGGGAATCTTTCTTTTGCCATCACGAAAGGCGACAGCATCGCCCTTGTCGGCCCTAATGGAATCGGGAAATCAACCTTGCTGAAAACGATAATTAAAACACTTCCTGCCCTTTCCGGATCAATCCGGTATGGAACAAATGTATCTATCGGCTATTATGACCAGGAGCAGGCCAACCTTAGGTCGAATAAACGCGTCCTTAACGAGCTTTGGGATGACTACCCTTTAAAAAACGAAAAGGAAATCCGGACAGTACTGGGCAATTTCCTCTTCTCTGGAGATGATGTCCTTAAACCGGTTTCTACACTGAGCGGCGGTGAAAAGGCACGGCTCGCCCTGGCAAAATTAATGCTCCAAAAAGCGAACTTCCTCATCCTCGACGAGCCGACCAACCATCTCGACCTCGACAGCAAGGAAGTCCTCGAGAATGCATTGATCGATTATCCCGGTACAATCCTGTTCGTCTCACACGATCGCTATTTTATTAACCGGATTGCGACAAAAGTTTTTGAGCTTGGGAAGAGCGGTTGTACGGAATTCCTCGGCGATTATGATTATTTCCTCGAGAAGAAGCAGGAAATGATTGAACTTGCCGCACTTGAGAAAGCGGCCTCAGCGGTTACTCCCGAAATCCCTGCTGGAAAAAATACGTTCCATCAGGATAAGGAATCAAAGAAACTGGAACGCCAGAGAAAACGAAAGCTGGAAGAAGTTGAAGCGAGGATTGCGGAACTGGAGGAATTGCTCGAGAACAATGAAAAATTGCTTTGCAAGCCGGAGGTTTATCAAGATCATGAACGGGTATTGTTCATTAACAAGGAAAATGACCAAGCCCGGATTGAAATGGATGAGTTATTGGAACAATGGGCGGAATTAGCCGAGTAA
- the moaC gene encoding cyclic pyranopterin monophosphate synthase MoaC, translating into MADFTHFNEEGRAKMVDVSEKPETARTAVAYSSILVNDEIYERITNQTMKKGDVLAVAQVAAVMAAKKTWEIIPMCHPIPLTGVDVSFKWERESNGHRLMIAASVKTKGNTGVEMEALTAASVCALTVYDMCKAVDKGMVIGPTYLMEKTGGKNGDFKREELVD; encoded by the coding sequence ATGGCTGATTTTACACACTTTAATGAGGAAGGAAGGGCAAAAATGGTCGATGTCAGCGAAAAGCCTGAAACGGCCAGAACGGCAGTTGCCTATTCCAGCATTCTTGTGAATGATGAAATATATGAAAGAATAACAAACCAAACGATGAAAAAAGGCGATGTCCTAGCTGTCGCTCAGGTGGCCGCTGTCATGGCTGCGAAGAAAACATGGGAAATCATCCCGATGTGCCACCCCATCCCGCTGACAGGGGTTGATGTTTCTTTTAAATGGGAAAGAGAATCGAATGGGCATAGGCTGATGATTGCTGCTTCCGTCAAAACGAAAGGCAATACAGGAGTTGAAATGGAAGCGCTCACCGCCGCTTCTGTCTGTGCTTTGACTGTTTACGATATGTGTAAAGCGGTGGATAAAGGAATGGTCATCGGGCCGACCTATCTGATGGAAAAGACAGGCGGAAAGAATGGCGATTTTAAGAGGGAAGAACTTGTCGATTAA
- a CDS encoding redox-sensing transcriptional repressor Rex yields the protein MSETMKIPQATAKRLPLYYRFLKNLHSSGKQRVSSAELSEAVKVDSATIRRDFSYFGALGKKGYGYNVNYLLGFFRKTLDQDELTKVALIGVGNLGTAFLNYNFLKNNNTKIEMAFDVDPEKVGTKIGDVPIYHLDDLEKYLGEDQITVSILTIPASVAQPVTDRLVKSNVKGILNFTPARLNVPGSIRVHHIDLAVELQSLIYFLKNYPGTDFIEETAETEK from the coding sequence ATGAGTGAAACAATGAAAATACCACAGGCAACGGCCAAACGGCTGCCACTTTATTACCGTTTTTTAAAGAATTTGCATTCCTCCGGAAAACAGCGGGTATCATCCGCTGAACTAAGTGAGGCTGTTAAAGTAGATTCAGCAACGATCCGAAGGGATTTTTCCTACTTCGGCGCTCTTGGCAAAAAAGGCTATGGATACAATGTAAACTACCTGCTAGGCTTTTTTAGGAAAACACTAGACCAGGATGAGCTAACCAAAGTAGCATTGATTGGTGTCGGAAATCTCGGTACAGCCTTCCTTAATTACAATTTTTTAAAGAACAACAATACGAAAATCGAAATGGCCTTCGATGTCGATCCGGAAAAGGTCGGCACGAAAATTGGCGATGTGCCGATCTACCATCTTGACGACCTGGAAAAGTATTTAGGCGAAGACCAGATTACTGTATCCATTTTGACCATACCAGCGTCTGTCGCCCAGCCGGTTACGGACAGGCTTGTGAAGTCAAACGTAAAAGGAATCCTGAATTTTACTCCGGCAAGGCTGAATGTGCCTGGGTCAATCCGGGTCCATCATATTGACCTGGCGGTAGAATTGCAGTCATTAATTTACTTCCTGAAAAATTACCCGGGCACGGATTTCATTGAGGAAACCGCCGAAACAGAAAAGTGA
- a CDS encoding YdiK family protein, which yields MRQSPLFSGIVYILLGILFTYFAVGNVRSEGWGFFSYLLVILATFDLGAGIRMIGFHYKLKRNIKK from the coding sequence ATGAGGCAGTCACCATTGTTTTCCGGCATCGTTTACATCCTGCTCGGAATATTGTTTACTTATTTCGCAGTTGGGAATGTCAGAAGCGAAGGCTGGGGGTTCTTTTCCTATCTGCTTGTCATCCTGGCAACCTTTGACTTGGGTGCGGGCATTAGGATGATTGGTTTTCATTACAAATTAAAACGAAACATAAAAAAGTGA
- a CDS encoding CPBP family intramembrane glutamic endopeptidase: MKREYGWILIVYIVMQLSSLAGVPLLAILFAKTGSSLAEAQMNALNYWLMFSFISAFLIILFLLRREMSVSFNDRKAADLPETIGWAIGGIFLALFAQAAAASIERMLGIEMGSENTQNILRMIENFPAVIFISSIIGPILEEIVFRKVIFGSLYKRFNFFISALLSSVIFAAAHMEFEHILLYSAIGFTFAFLYIQTKRIIVPIFAHVAMNTLVVLVQTVFRDDLERFQRQAEQMQNFIGGFL; the protein is encoded by the coding sequence TTGAAACGGGAATACGGATGGATTCTTATCGTCTATATAGTTATGCAGCTTTCCAGCCTGGCGGGAGTTCCGCTTTTGGCGATTCTTTTTGCAAAAACAGGCAGCAGCCTGGCGGAAGCGCAAATGAACGCACTCAATTACTGGCTGATGTTCAGCTTTATTTCCGCTTTCCTGATTATCCTGTTTCTACTTCGCCGGGAGATGTCGGTTTCCTTCAACGACAGAAAGGCAGCTGACCTGCCGGAAACAATCGGCTGGGCCATCGGCGGGATTTTTCTCGCTCTCTTCGCACAGGCGGCCGCGGCCTCGATTGAACGTATGCTGGGAATTGAAATGGGTTCGGAAAATACACAAAATATTCTCCGCATGATCGAAAACTTCCCAGCCGTCATCTTCATCAGTTCCATCATCGGACCAATTCTTGAAGAAATCGTTTTTCGCAAAGTCATTTTCGGAAGCCTGTATAAACGATTTAATTTCTTCATCTCGGCGCTGCTAAGCTCCGTCATTTTCGCGGCGGCCCATATGGAATTTGAACATATACTCTTGTACTCGGCAATCGGCTTTACATTCGCTTTCCTCTATATCCAGACAAAGCGGATCATTGTCCCGATTTTTGCCCATGTCGCTATGAATACGCTCGTCGTGCTGGTCCAGACTGTATTTCGTGACGATTTGGAACGGTTTCAACGCCAGGCGGAACAAATGCAAAACTTTATCGGAGGGTTTTTATGA